The genomic interval TCAATCTCTGTAAACCTATCTGGCTGTCCAATCACATATTGTATGATGCGGAGCTCTTTTTCCATCTCCATAAATAGATTTAGATGATTACGAATCATTCCTTTTAATTTTTCTTCTGTTAATTCAGAAAGCTCTGCTTTGGTGTCATTAATATCATTTTTGAATACCTGAAGTGGTCTTTTTACACATTCCGTAAACAATGATTCCTTATTCTCATAATACGTAAAAACCGTTCCAAAGCTTACCCCAGCTTCAACAGCAATGTCTTTAATCGTCGTTTTACTAAAGCCGTTTTGCGAGAATAAACTTATAGCCGCTTTATATATATCTTCTTTCTTCTCTTGTGATCGTGGTTTTGCCATGTAAATCGCCCTCCTTTTTATTGATTGATTAATCAATCATATTCTATTAAAGAAAAGATTGGAAGTCAATATATATTCTGTGAATTTTCTAATTAATTAAGTTCAAGCTAAAAACTCCCTTCAGATTAGGGAGCTTCCAATCTATTCCAATTAGAAGATTTCATTTATAGCGAAAATAAATCTTCCAAACCCATTTTTTCTTTTCTTAATGAATGATACTCACAACTTGACGGTTTTGTTACATAATCTCTTTTCCATTCCTCCTGATAAAGTAAAATCTTTTTAATAGCACCTACAATAAAATAAACGTCCTCATTGCTCATCGTAGGATGTAGGGAAATTCGAACCCAGCCTGGCTTATGCGAAAAATCTCCCTCTTGTATTTCCTTGCTC from Niallia sp. FSL W8-0635 carries:
- a CDS encoding TetR/AcrR family transcriptional regulator; the protein is MAKPRSQEKKEDIYKAAISLFSQNGFSKTTIKDIAVEAGVSFGTVFTYYENKESLFTECVKRPLQVFKNDINDTKAELSELTEEKLKGMIRNHLNLFMEMEKELRIIQYVIGQPDRFTEIDALDEFVEFFLCYIHEIVQIGMEKGFLPKSNPREVGYGYLAFMMGARLTYSDQANAMFTKAFTNQAYRLFGMEGEYSDEHI